From Medicago truncatula cultivar Jemalong A17 chromosome 7, MtrunA17r5.0-ANR, whole genome shotgun sequence, a single genomic window includes:
- the LOC25498039 gene encoding glutaredoxin-C6: MALPKAKEIVSSNPVVVFSKSYCPFCVQVKKLFTDLGVTFKAVELDSESDGSEIQGALAQWTGQRTVPNVFIGGNHIGGCDSTTNLQNQGKLVPLLTSAGAISGSTS, translated from the exons ATGGCACTACCAAAGGCAAAGGAGATCGTGTCTTCCAATCCCGTCGTCGTTTTCAG caAAAGCTATTGTCCCTTTTGCGTTCAAGTGAAGAAACTCTTCACTGATTTGGGTGTCACTTTCAAAGCCGTTGAACTCGATTCTGAAT CTGATGGAAGTGAGATCCAAGGAGCATTAGCCCAGTGGACTGGTCAGAGGACTGTGCCAAATGTTTTTATTGGCGGCAACCACATTGGTGGCTGTGACT CAACAACTAACTTGCAAAACCAGGGTAAGCTGGTACCCCTGCTGACATCTGCTGGAGCTATTTCCGGTTCAACCTCATAA